A region of Cellulophaga sp. RHA19 DNA encodes the following proteins:
- a CDS encoding secretion protein — protein sequence MKIKIILIYVSALTAGLIFGQFSSSLVGVLPEAVSESSGLILYNDLLITHNDSGNTPTLYFLNKNSFKVEKKVEVINAKNIDWEDITQDKDYVYVGDFGNYWGDREDLVIYRIAKKDLKSLDKVTAEKIYFNYSDKTSNTRKSRSNYDAESLFYKGGELYILTKQWRSKGTVAYKIPAKPGKHIASKVGKYNTNGMVTGATYNNSNNKIVLVGYNMFMLPFVIEIENSTASNLFAGTVKKTPLEIGFAQIEGITKFNDDTYYLSSESFTKLGANASIYKLK from the coding sequence ATGAAGATTAAAATAATACTCATATATGTGTCTGCCTTAACTGCAGGTCTAATTTTTGGACAGTTTAGTAGCTCGTTGGTAGGGGTTTTGCCAGAGGCTGTATCAGAATCTTCCGGATTAATACTATACAATGATTTATTAATTACACACAACGATTCTGGTAACACACCAACTTTATATTTTTTGAATAAAAACAGTTTTAAGGTTGAAAAAAAAGTAGAGGTAATAAACGCAAAGAATATAGACTGGGAAGACATTACACAAGATAAAGACTATGTATATGTTGGCGATTTTGGAAATTATTGGGGAGATAGAGAAGATCTTGTTATTTATAGAATAGCTAAAAAAGACCTAAAGTCATTAGATAAGGTTACTGCAGAAAAAATTTACTTTAACTATTCTGATAAAACAAGTAATACACGAAAAAGTAGAAGTAATTATGATGCGGAATCTCTTTTTTACAAAGGAGGGGAGCTGTATATTTTAACAAAGCAATGGAGGTCTAAAGGTACTGTTGCTTATAAAATACCTGCAAAACCAGGCAAACACATAGCATCTAAAGTAGGGAAATATAATACAAACGGTATGGTAACAGGAGCAACATATAACAATAGTAATAACAAGATTGTTTTAGTTGGTTACAATATGTTTATGTTGCCATTTGTAATAGAAATAGAAAATAGTACAGCATCTAATTTATTTGCAGGTACAGTTAAAAAAACACCATTAGAAATAGGTTTTGCTCAAATAGAAGGAATTACAAAGTTTAATGATGATACATATTATTTATCTTCAGAATCTTTTACAAAACTAGGGGCTAATGCAAGTATTTATAAGCTAAAATAG
- a CDS encoding DUF2911 domain-containing protein, translated as MKKIALVLIAVFALTGVQAQIETPQPSPFTKMEQKVGLTDVTLEYSRPSARGREVFGNLVPFSKLWRTGANKNTVITFSNNVTIGGKEVKAGSYAIFTKPGETSWEVIFYADTNNWGTPREWDQSKVAATIKADVVKMPMKIETFTMTFDDLTSGSAVLGILWEDVYVGAKFEVPTDKTVSAAIAKTMNGPSAQDYYAAAVYYKESGKDINQAKTWMEKAMSMMEKPAFYQLRQLSLIYAKAGDKKKAIETAKKSLVGSKAAGNADYVKMNEDSLKEWGAK; from the coding sequence ATGAAAAAAATTGCATTAGTATTAATTGCAGTGTTTGCTTTAACAGGAGTACAAGCACAGATTGAAACACCACAGCCAAGTCCGTTTACTAAAATGGAACAAAAAGTAGGTTTAACAGATGTTACTTTAGAGTATTCTAGACCATCTGCAAGAGGTAGAGAAGTTTTTGGTAATCTAGTACCTTTTTCTAAATTATGGAGAACGGGAGCTAATAAAAATACTGTTATTACATTTAGTAATAATGTAACTATTGGCGGTAAAGAAGTAAAAGCTGGTTCTTACGCTATATTTACTAAGCCAGGAGAAACTTCTTGGGAAGTAATATTTTACGCAGATACAAATAACTGGGGAACACCAAGAGAGTGGGACCAGTCTAAAGTTGCTGCTACAATTAAAGCAGATGTTGTAAAAATGCCAATGAAAATAGAAACTTTTACAATGACTTTTGACGATTTAACTTCTGGTTCTGCTGTATTGGGTATTTTATGGGAAGATGTATATGTAGGTGCTAAATTTGAAGTTCCTACAGATAAAACTGTTTCTGCTGCTATTGCAAAAACTATGAATGGTCCTAGCGCACAAGATTATTATGCAGCTGCTGTATATTACAAAGAATCTGGTAAAGATATTAACCAAGCAAAAACTTGGATGGAAAAAGCTATGAGTATGATGGAGAAACCTGCATTTTACCAATTAAGACAATTATCTTTAATTTACGCTAAAGCAGGAGATAAGAAAAAAGCTATTGAGACAGCTAAAAAATCTTTAGTTGGTTCTAAAGCGGCTGGTAACGCAGACTACGTTAAAATGAATGAAGATTCTTTAAAAGAGTGGGGAGCAAAATAA
- a CDS encoding sodium:solute symporter: MASIDWYLLIGTLLFIVGFGVYKTKGSKNVNDYVLGGNQSKWWTIGLSVMATQASAITFLSTPGQAYHDGMGFVQFYFGLPLAMVVICMVFVPLYHKLKVYTAYEFLENRFDVKTRTLAAFLFLIQRGLAAGITIYAPSIILSAVLGWDLRILNILIGILVIIYTVSGGTKAVSVTQKQQMFIIMLGMFVAFYFILDYLPDDITFSKALKVASASDKLNILDFSLDTQSRYTVWSGLTGGFFLFMSYFGTDQSQVQRYLSGKSVRESQLGLIFNGILKIPMQFFILLVGVMVFVFYQYNSSPLNFNPAATSKVENSVYAEDYKLLEKEHKVIAEQRVIIQNKLSEALDNNNTAAQTNAKNKIIALNAKEKLGRDAAKTLITQADASVETNDTDYVFIHFILNYLPQGIIGLLLAVILSAAMSSTASELNALGTISALDIYKRSIKQGQTEEHYVKASKVLTLIWGIIAILIACVASLFDNLIQLVNIIGSIFYGNVLGIFLLAFFFKYVKGNAVFVAAIITQVIVIIGWWLDWMSYLWLNAFGCALVVSIAMLLEGFDRMMKTENEMKI; the protein is encoded by the coding sequence ATGGCTAGTATAGATTGGTACTTACTTATAGGAACATTATTATTTATTGTTGGCTTTGGGGTATATAAAACAAAAGGAAGTAAAAATGTAAACGATTACGTTTTAGGAGGAAACCAGTCAAAATGGTGGACAATTGGACTCTCTGTAATGGCTACACAAGCCAGTGCAATTACATTTTTATCTACACCAGGACAAGCATACCACGACGGTATGGGCTTTGTTCAGTTTTACTTTGGTTTGCCTTTAGCTATGGTGGTTATATGTATGGTATTTGTACCATTATACCACAAATTAAAAGTTTATACAGCTTATGAGTTTCTAGAAAACAGGTTTGATGTTAAAACTAGAACGTTAGCAGCATTTTTATTTTTAATTCAGCGTGGTTTGGCCGCTGGTATTACCATTTATGCTCCGTCTATAATATTATCTGCTGTACTTGGTTGGGATTTAAGAATATTAAATATTTTAATTGGTATTTTGGTAATTATATACACTGTTTCTGGTGGTACAAAAGCAGTAAGTGTTACCCAAAAACAACAAATGTTTATAATAATGCTGGGAATGTTTGTTGCATTTTACTTTATTTTAGATTACCTACCAGATGATATTACGTTTAGCAAAGCCTTAAAAGTTGCTAGTGCAAGTGATAAATTAAATATTTTAGATTTTAGTTTAGACACTCAAAGTAGATATACTGTTTGGAGCGGGCTAACAGGCGGATTTTTCTTGTTTATGTCTTACTTTGGTACAGACCAAAGTCAGGTACAGCGTTACTTGTCTGGTAAATCTGTAAGAGAGAGTCAACTTGGCTTAATTTTTAATGGTATTTTAAAAATACCAATGCAATTCTTTATTTTATTGGTAGGTGTAATGGTTTTTGTTTTTTATCAATACAACTCATCACCTCTAAACTTTAATCCTGCAGCTACTTCTAAAGTAGAAAATTCTGTTTACGCAGAAGATTACAAACTATTAGAAAAAGAACATAAGGTAATTGCAGAACAAAGAGTAATTATACAAAACAAATTATCTGAAGCATTAGACAATAACAATACAGCAGCGCAAACTAATGCTAAAAACAAAATTATTGCTTTAAATGCTAAAGAAAAACTAGGTAGAGATGCCGCAAAAACATTAATTACACAAGCAGATGCCTCTGTAGAAACCAATGATACAGATTATGTATTTATTCATTTTATACTAAACTACCTACCACAAGGTATTATTGGTCTTTTGTTAGCGGTAATATTATCTGCTGCTATGTCTTCTACTGCATCAGAATTAAATGCTTTAGGCACCATAAGCGCCTTAGATATTTATAAAAGAAGTATTAAACAAGGACAAACAGAAGAACACTATGTTAAAGCTTCAAAAGTACTTACTTTAATTTGGGGTATTATAGCCATTTTAATTGCCTGTGTTGCTAGCTTGTTTGATAATTTAATACAACTAGTAAACATTATAGGATCTATATTTTACGGTAATGTATTAGGAATATTTTTACTGGCATTCTTTTTTAAATATGTTAAGGGTAATGCTGTATTTGTTGCTGCAATTATAACTCAAGTAATAGTAATTATTGGCTGGTGGTTAGACTGGATGTCTTACCTATGGTTAAATGCTTTTGGCTGTGCTTTAGTTGTATCTATTGCTATGCTTTTAGAAGGTTTTGACAGAATGATGAAAACCGAAAATGAAATGAAAATATAA
- a CDS encoding PIG-L family deacetylase → MRQLLVSCIISALCINLGFSQAPKKSSSAEIYHSLQKLNFLGSALYIAAHPDDENTRLISYLSNNVKAKTAYLSLTRGDGGQNLIGPEIREQLGVLRTQELLGARSKDGGEQFFSRANDFGYSKHPDETLDIWDKKEVLADVVQIIRQYKPDVIINRFNHRTPGTTHGHHTASAMLSVEAFDLVNDPKAYPEQLKLTETWQPKRMFLNTSWWFYGSEEAFNKADKSKLMKLDVGVFYPMLGVSNNEIASLASSQHLCQGFGRISTRGSQDEYIELLKGDMPKGDDIFEGINTTWSRIDGGVAIGKILNKVEENFNFKNPSLHLPELIEAYKLLQKSTDTHWKNIKSKELENMISAVAGLYLEANASITNSTPSGSFKVSIEALNRSNTNIILKSVRVATTSLSPNISLKNNTKENLVLDIAVPANTNYTSPYWLMKKGTLGMYTVADKKLIGKPETPRAFNADFKLSINNYTLTITKPVVYHYSKPDKGELYRPFEVLPEASVSIKDKVFIFSDGSAKQIPVTIKALKDDITGELELGFSKGWKVNNAKLPFTIAKRGDTKTFMFTVTPPATEAQSTISPSVTINGKKLSKELVVISYDHIPTQSVLLPSEAKVVRLDIKKTGKNIGYITGAGDKIPESLTQIGYNVSTIDPDNITTESLKGFDAIVVGIRAYNVVNQLKFKQHFLLDYVKNGGNLVIQYNTAGRRGLDLDNLAPYSLELSRDRVTNEFAEVSILAKNHPVVNTPNKIVPTDFNNWVQERGLYFPNKWGKEFTPILSMADKGEDAKKGSLLIAPYGKGNYVYTGISFFRELPAGVPGAYKLFANLLSLPKNN, encoded by the coding sequence ATGCGCCAACTACTGGTATCTTGCATAATTTCTGCATTATGCATCAACTTAGGGTTTTCACAAGCTCCTAAAAAAAGTTCATCTGCAGAAATTTACCATTCTTTACAAAAGTTAAACTTCTTAGGTTCTGCATTATACATTGCAGCACATCCAGATGACGAAAACACAAGGTTAATATCTTACTTATCTAATAATGTAAAAGCTAAAACTGCTTACTTGTCTTTAACCCGTGGAGACGGAGGACAAAATTTAATTGGACCAGAAATTAGAGAGCAATTAGGTGTATTACGTACACAAGAATTACTTGGTGCACGTAGCAAAGATGGTGGAGAACAATTTTTTTCTAGAGCAAACGATTTTGGCTACTCTAAACACCCAGATGAAACATTAGATATTTGGGACAAAAAAGAGGTTTTAGCAGATGTTGTACAAATTATAAGACAGTACAAGCCAGATGTTATTATAAACAGATTTAACCACAGAACACCAGGAACTACACACGGTCACCATACTGCCTCTGCAATGTTAAGTGTAGAAGCTTTTGACTTGGTTAACGACCCAAAAGCATACCCAGAACAACTAAAACTAACAGAAACCTGGCAACCAAAACGTATGTTTCTTAACACTTCTTGGTGGTTTTATGGTAGTGAGGAAGCTTTTAACAAAGCAGATAAAAGTAAACTAATGAAGTTAGATGTTGGTGTTTTTTACCCAATGCTAGGTGTTTCTAACAACGAGATTGCATCACTTGCCAGTAGTCAGCATTTATGTCAAGGTTTTGGCCGTATATCTACAAGAGGAAGCCAAGATGAGTATATTGAGCTTTTAAAAGGTGATATGCCTAAAGGTGATGATATTTTTGAAGGCATAAATACTACGTGGTCTAGAATAGATGGTGGTGTTGCTATTGGAAAAATATTAAATAAGGTTGAAGAAAACTTCAATTTTAAAAATCCTTCTTTGCACTTACCAGAACTTATAGAAGCTTATAAGTTATTACAAAAATCTACAGATACACACTGGAAAAATATTAAGTCTAAAGAACTAGAAAATATGATTTCTGCTGTAGCTGGTTTATATTTAGAGGCTAATGCAAGCATCACAAATAGTACACCATCTGGCAGTTTTAAAGTATCTATAGAAGCTTTAAATAGAAGTAATACAAACATTATATTAAAATCTGTAAGAGTTGCGACTACTAGCCTATCTCCTAATATTTCTTTAAAAAACAACACTAAAGAAAACCTAGTTTTAGATATTGCAGTACCTGCAAATACAAATTACACAAGTCCTTATTGGCTTATGAAAAAAGGTACATTAGGTATGTACACTGTTGCAGATAAAAAATTAATTGGCAAACCAGAAACTCCTAGAGCTTTTAATGCTGATTTTAAACTTAGTATTAATAATTATACATTAACCATTACTAAACCTGTAGTTTACCACTACTCTAAACCAGATAAAGGAGAACTATACAGACCTTTTGAGGTTTTACCAGAAGCTAGTGTTAGCATAAAGGACAAGGTTTTTATTTTCTCTGACGGATCTGCTAAGCAAATTCCTGTTACTATTAAAGCTTTAAAAGATGATATTACAGGAGAATTAGAATTAGGCTTTTCTAAAGGGTGGAAAGTTAATAATGCAAAACTGCCTTTTACTATTGCTAAAAGAGGAGACACAAAAACATTTATGTTTACTGTTACTCCTCCTGCCACTGAAGCACAGAGTACCATTTCACCATCTGTAACAATTAACGGTAAAAAACTTAGTAAAGAGTTGGTTGTTATTTCTTATGACCATATCCCAACACAGTCTGTTTTACTACCATCTGAAGCTAAAGTGGTACGTTTGGACATTAAAAAAACAGGAAAAAATATTGGTTATATTACTGGTGCTGGCGACAAAATACCAGAAAGCTTAACACAAATAGGCTACAATGTGTCTACCATAGATCCAGACAATATTACTACAGAATCTTTAAAAGGTTTTGATGCTATTGTAGTTGGTATTAGAGCCTACAATGTTGTTAATCAATTAAAATTTAAACAACATTTTTTATTAGATTACGTAAAAAACGGAGGCAACTTAGTTATACAATATAATACTGCTGGCCGTAGAGGTTTAGATTTAGATAACCTTGCTCCTTATTCTCTAGAGCTATCTAGAGATAGGGTTACAAATGAATTTGCAGAGGTTAGCATTTTAGCAAAAAACCATCCTGTAGTTAATACTCCTAATAAAATTGTACCTACTGACTTTAATAATTGGGTACAAGAACGCGGCTTATACTTTCCTAATAAATGGGGAAAAGAGTTTACACCTATTTTATCTATGGCAGATAAAGGAGAAGATGCTAAAAAAGGTAGTCTTTTAATTGCTCCTTATGGCAAAGGAAACTACGTATATACAGGCATAAGCTTTTTTAGAGAGTTACCTGCCGGTGTTCCTGGTGCTTACAAACTGTTTGCTAACTTATTATCATTACCTAAAAACAACTAA
- a CDS encoding magnesium and cobalt transport protein CorA: MKRKNRRKVNPYSDKKTFNIEEFKANSSLITYSKESCHLLKGEELNEISITKDTSVISWLNIYGFQHSQAVRKIIANNNMDEFLINLVIDNNHRNKVIELDDCFFLTLKSPYYSAESSETKFEQMVFIVGETYVWSIQEVAGDHFQHLRERIEKNLGVIRKKGADYLFYLLMEAIIDNYYIAYDKLTKANIGLDNLNETKPTPEFAIKVENKKRQLNQIKRMTISIKDAINQLENIDCFDFDIKYFIEIKEQIGLMGDEIDFNLSQLESSLNLMFSIQNHRLNEVMKTLTIFSVIFIPLTFLAGIYGMNFKNMPELHTEYGYFILLGVMVLISLVSIFFINRKKWF, encoded by the coding sequence ATGAAAAGAAAAAACAGACGTAAAGTAAACCCGTATTCTGATAAAAAAACTTTTAATATTGAAGAATTTAAAGCTAATTCATCTTTAATAACCTACTCTAAAGAAAGTTGTCATTTATTAAAAGGAGAAGAATTAAATGAAATATCTATAACAAAAGATACTTCGGTTATTTCTTGGTTAAACATTTATGGTTTTCAGCATTCACAAGCTGTACGCAAAATAATTGCGAACAATAATATGGATGAGTTTTTAATAAACCTTGTTATAGACAACAATCACAGAAATAAAGTAATAGAACTAGACGATTGTTTCTTTTTAACCTTAAAATCTCCTTATTACTCTGCAGAAAGCAGTGAAACAAAATTTGAACAAATGGTTTTTATTGTTGGTGAAACTTACGTTTGGAGTATACAAGAGGTTGCAGGCGATCATTTTCAACATTTAAGAGAACGAATAGAAAAAAACTTAGGTGTTATAAGAAAAAAAGGAGCAGATTACCTGTTTTACTTACTAATGGAAGCTATTATAGATAATTATTACATTGCTTATGATAAGTTAACAAAGGCTAATATTGGTTTAGATAACTTAAATGAGACTAAACCAACTCCCGAATTTGCAATTAAAGTTGAAAACAAGAAAAGGCAACTTAACCAAATTAAAAGAATGACTATAAGCATAAAAGATGCTATTAACCAATTAGAAAATATAGATTGTTTTGACTTTGACATAAAGTATTTTATTGAAATTAAAGAACAAATTGGTTTAATGGGAGATGAAATTGATTTTAACCTTAGTCAACTAGAGAGTTCTTTAAACTTAATGTTTAGTATTCAAAACCACAGATTAAACGAGGTAATGAAAACCTTGACTATATTTTCTGTGATTTTTATACCGCTTACTTTTTTAGCAGGTATTTACGGTATGAACTTTAAAAATATGCCCGAATTACATACGGAATATGGTTATTTTATACTTTTAGGCGTAATGGTTTTAATTTCTCTGGTGTCCATATTTTTTATCAACAGAAAAAAATGGTTCTAA
- a CDS encoding mechanosensitive ion channel domain-containing protein has protein sequence MNEFIDTHQNQLINSLICILGFIVLRFVTAKAISKIGRISDINKVRTKLIIRYVTILIMAISFIVLVYIWQVNFEDLGIIFSSVFAVLGVALFASWSILSNVTAGVILFFSFPFKIGDRIKILDGDFAEEVDILDIKAYHIYLKKDNGELLTYPNNLLLQKGVVLINKEDNDDTTEGDYI, from the coding sequence ATGAATGAATTTATAGACACACATCAAAATCAATTAATAAACAGCTTAATTTGTATTTTGGGCTTTATAGTACTGCGTTTTGTTACTGCAAAAGCAATTAGTAAAATAGGAAGAATTAGCGACATAAATAAAGTACGCACAAAGCTTATAATTAGATATGTTACCATATTAATTATGGCAATAAGTTTTATAGTTCTTGTTTACATTTGGCAGGTAAATTTTGAGGATTTAGGCATTATATTTTCATCTGTATTTGCTGTGTTAGGTGTGGCTCTATTTGCTTCTTGGTCTATTTTAAGTAATGTTACTGCTGGTGTAATTTTATTTTTTTCATTCCCTTTTAAAATAGGTGATCGTATAAAAATATTAGATGGCGATTTTGCTGAGGAAGTTGATATTTTAGACATAAAAGCTTATCATATTTATCTAAAAAAAGACAACGGAGAACTACTTACCTACCCAAACAATTTACTTTTACAAAAAGGTGTTGTACTTATTAATAAAGAAGATAACGACGATACTACAGAAGGAGATTACATTTAA
- a CDS encoding septum formation inhibitor Maf, with amino-acid sequence MKKLAELGIIAITLLMSNACKEKVHNQDIAVTTPKKVIKKEKPKPVSNQFKKYWYNGTAEITSYNLEQARYGELRKGSAVLVFVTEPFSAKKQVKADLPSNTNIPVLKLNSTKKFLTGIYPYSVMSSTFYPVGDNSASLKITNSVQEWCGQVFSQLNNKEKFEVSSFSYFESEGDENFTLEKNILENDLWAKIRINPDSLPTGNLQIIPSFTYIRFSHKKLKAYAAKVTKTTKDNVTIYSLDYPDLQRNLTITFSTAFPHTIESFTETHKSGFGSNKKTLTTTATLNKRIQTAYWQQNGNKDLHFRDSLGL; translated from the coding sequence ATGAAAAAATTAGCTGAATTGGGTATAATAGCAATTACGCTATTAATGTCTAATGCCTGTAAAGAAAAAGTACACAACCAAGATATAGCTGTTACTACTCCTAAAAAAGTTATAAAAAAAGAAAAGCCAAAGCCAGTATCTAACCAATTTAAAAAATATTGGTATAATGGCACTGCAGAAATAACATCATACAATTTAGAACAAGCTAGGTATGGCGAATTAAGGAAAGGTTCTGCTGTTTTGGTTTTTGTAACAGAGCCTTTTAGCGCTAAAAAACAGGTAAAAGCAGATCTACCTAGTAATACAAACATTCCTGTTTTAAAATTAAATAGTACCAAGAAATTTTTAACTGGTATTTACCCCTATTCTGTAATGTCTAGCACTTTTTATCCTGTTGGTGATAATTCTGCTTCATTAAAAATTACAAACTCTGTACAAGAATGGTGCGGACAAGTATTTTCTCAGCTAAACAATAAAGAAAAATTTGAGGTTTCTTCTTTTTCTTATTTTGAAAGCGAAGGAGATGAAAATTTCACCCTTGAAAAAAATATTTTAGAGAACGATCTTTGGGCAAAAATTAGAATTAACCCAGATAGTTTACCAACGGGCAATTTACAAATTATTCCGTCTTTTACATACATTAGGTTTTCTCATAAAAAATTAAAAGCATATGCAGCAAAGGTTACTAAAACCACTAAAGATAATGTAACCATTTATAGTTTAGATTATCCTGATTTGCAGCGCAACTTAACAATAACGTTCTCTACAGCTTTTCCGCACACTATAGAAAGTTTTACAGAAACACATAAAAGTGGTTTTGGGTCAAATAAAAAAACACTAACAACTACTGCAACTTTAAATAAAAGAATACAAACAGCCTATTGGCAACAAAACGGAAATAAAGATTTACATTTTAGAGATAGCTTAGGATTATGA
- a CDS encoding Maf-like protein, with protein sequence MLSEKLKDYNIILASGSPRRHQFFKELDINFKVDVRPIEEVFPNHLQAEEITDYLAALKAEPFKKSLQEKDILITSDTIVWHNNEQLGKPKSTADAIAMLTKLSNSWHQVATSVCFTSKNKQITESHITKVKFKELSLDEITYYVENYKPLDKAGAYGIQEWIGLIAIEEIIGSYPNVVGLPTHLVYKTLLTIANA encoded by the coding sequence ATGCTTTCTGAAAAATTAAAAGATTACAACATTATATTGGCTTCTGGTTCCCCAAGAAGGCATCAGTTTTTTAAAGAATTAGATATTAACTTTAAGGTTGATGTTAGACCTATTGAAGAGGTTTTTCCTAATCATTTACAAGCTGAAGAAATTACAGATTATTTAGCTGCTTTAAAAGCAGAACCTTTTAAAAAATCACTCCAAGAGAAAGATATTTTAATAACATCTGATACTATTGTTTGGCACAATAATGAGCAGCTAGGCAAACCCAAAAGCACTGCAGATGCTATTGCTATGCTTACAAAACTATCTAACTCTTGGCACCAAGTAGCTACATCTGTCTGTTTTACATCTAAAAATAAGCAAATTACAGAAAGTCATATTACAAAAGTAAAATTTAAAGAGCTTAGCTTGGATGAAATTACGTATTATGTAGAAAACTACAAACCACTAGATAAAGCTGGAGCTTATGGTATACAAGAGTGGATTGGCTTAATTGCCATTGAAGAAATTATTGGCTCCTACCCTAACGTTGTTGGCCTACCTACGCATTTAGTTTATAAAACTTTGCTAACTATAGCTAATGCATAA